Part of the Desulfatirhabdium butyrativorans DSM 18734 genome is shown below.
CCTGGGCCCGCGTGGCCGCACCCCAGGTCCGGGTCAACGAGCTCATGCTCGGCTTCATCGAGACCCGTCACGCTGAACAGACCAGGGGCTGGGGGCTACTTTCCGAAACGCAAAGAATGGCTATACTGAACCATACCCTGCTGAATCGAACCGGAAAGATTTCGGATGTGGTTGAAACCGTGCTCTTTCTGATCGAGTCGGCATCCTTCATGACGGGCAGTGTCATCCGCCTCGACGGCGGATATGTTCTGGGCGGGGAAGAAGTCCTGCCCATGCCGAAAGGAGTTTTGTAAGATGTATACCGAAGTCCAATGTCACCAGGGGAAACCGCCGGATTTTCCACGCAGAAAATTGCGGGAGATCGACGCCTTCCCGATAGGGGAATCATCCGATGCATTCCGGGAAAGGCATTTTCCGGATTGTTCACAAGACCAGTGGAACGACTGGATCTGGCAATTGCGGCATTCCTTTAAAAGCGCCGAAGCCCTCTCGCCCATTCTGGCGCTGACAGCGGACGAGACCGAAGCCATCCAGGCGGAAAACCACCGGCTGCCCTTGCGGATCACCCCTTATTATGCATCCCTCTGTCTCAATCCCGACCCGCAGGACCCGCTCCGGCGAACCGTCATCCCGACAACCGCCGAGTGGGCGCGCAATCCCGCCGAATCCCTGGACCCGCTTGCGGAAGACAGCCACAGCCCTGTCCCGGGTTTGGTGCACCGCTACCCGGACCGGGCGCTGTTTCTCGTATCCGAACAATGCGCCTGCTATTGCCGCTACTGCACCCGAAGCAGGCGGGTCGGCGTGAAGCGGGGCATTGCCATGGGAAAGGCCGTTTGGGAAAAGGCCGTTT
Proteins encoded:
- a CDS encoding KamA family radical SAM protein, with the translated sequence MYTEVQCHQGKPPDFPRRKLREIDAFPIGESSDAFRERHFPDCSQDQWNDWIWQLRHSFKSAEALSPILALTADETEAIQAENHRLPLRITPYYASLCLNPDPQDPLRRTVIPTTAEWARNPAESLDPLAEDSHSPVPGLVHRYPDRALFLVSEQCACYCRYCTRSRRVGVKRGIAMGKAVWEKAVSYIEATPSIRDVIISGGDPLMLPDDAIVWLLAQICRIPHVEMVRIGTKIPVVLPQRITHALVAKLKPFKPLYVSLHVTHPSAAGQGRVF